One genomic window of Cupriavidus malaysiensis includes the following:
- a CDS encoding FUSC family protein — translation MQYAHDTRTFIYSHYVYRGLRSATGVIGATLVALQFTDMPTAMVVSIGALCTSLMDLPSPLNHKFNEMIASVLLCTAVTLVVALATPFPRVMPFVLVLVTFLAGMMTVYGNKTMPLQFSALFVMTMTINEDFVVRRALEHAGLFGLGGLAYTAYSMAVSWAMARRTKQQILAESLYEMASYLELKAAFYDAGTDYEACFSQLVRQQIVVAERQQAARDLVLRGNRTPYDGLLVQVHLRMLDLYEYMLSTNTDYPLLRHTFGGTPVLDHLRRLVLLMSEDLAGIAYEVTRGRPSYATVEYRQVLRSVEEEIAQLRHHHIKPAALTALADTLEMIRGAIALVEQLHEASRTPVEPSKVLPGPDMTPFLTRQRYELGVLVDNLRWRSPGFRYAVRISLAVAVGLWVADHVPYASHSYWILLTIIVILKPNFSLTKQRYNDRVIGTLIGCVISLGILKVVHQPLLLLAVLFAALVASAAFSTIKYRYTAIAACVQVLIQFKLLLPDSPTVAGERLIDTVIGGLIASAFSFVLPSWEYRAIPKLVENVLQANRRYILATRDLLLRRAKDDFAYRVQRKQFMDSLSGLISAFQRMQDEPKSRHRAVDNLNRFIVQNYLVAAHVAAVRIQVRQHYQELELPAAEAAIEQATDAAVRSLDLARERLLAGERAGGRGVGFLRPPPTGLPEAAAQAGGATMPAPAAAVAETQSGEEDASARRARVADSADRRRADVLVQAAASGELAAASIAANGAGGRSTNAQLERRLRALREDAAKIALRTGAIGRAVRVEE, via the coding sequence ATGCAATACGCGCACGACACCCGTACCTTCATCTATTCGCACTATGTCTATCGCGGCCTGCGTTCTGCCACGGGGGTGATCGGGGCCACCCTGGTCGCGCTGCAGTTCACCGACATGCCGACCGCGATGGTGGTGTCGATCGGCGCGCTGTGCACCAGCCTGATGGACCTGCCCAGTCCGTTGAACCACAAGTTCAACGAGATGATCGCCAGCGTGCTGCTGTGCACCGCGGTGACGCTGGTGGTCGCGCTGGCCACGCCGTTCCCGCGCGTGATGCCCTTCGTGCTGGTGCTGGTCACCTTCCTGGCCGGCATGATGACGGTGTACGGCAACAAGACCATGCCGCTGCAGTTCTCGGCGCTGTTCGTCATGACAATGACCATCAACGAGGACTTCGTGGTGCGGCGCGCGCTGGAGCACGCCGGCCTGTTCGGCCTGGGCGGGCTGGCCTACACGGCGTACTCGATGGCGGTGAGCTGGGCCATGGCGCGGCGGACCAAGCAGCAGATCCTGGCCGAGTCGCTCTACGAGATGGCGTCCTATCTCGAACTCAAGGCGGCCTTCTACGATGCCGGCACCGATTACGAGGCCTGCTTCAGCCAGCTGGTGCGGCAGCAGATCGTAGTGGCCGAGCGCCAGCAGGCCGCGCGCGACCTGGTGCTGCGCGGCAATCGCACGCCCTACGACGGCCTGCTGGTGCAGGTGCACCTGCGCATGCTCGACCTGTACGAGTACATGCTGTCGACCAATACCGACTATCCGCTGCTGCGCCACACCTTCGGCGGCACACCGGTGCTGGACCACCTGCGCCGCCTGGTGCTGCTGATGAGCGAGGACCTGGCGGGCATCGCCTACGAGGTCACGCGCGGCCGGCCGTCCTACGCCACGGTGGAATACCGCCAGGTGCTGCGCTCGGTGGAGGAGGAGATCGCCCAGCTGCGCCACCACCATATCAAGCCGGCCGCATTGACCGCGCTGGCCGATACGCTGGAGATGATCCGCGGCGCCATCGCCCTGGTGGAGCAGCTGCACGAGGCCTCGCGCACGCCGGTGGAGCCGAGCAAGGTGCTGCCCGGGCCCGACATGACACCTTTCCTGACCCGGCAGAGGTATGAGCTGGGCGTGCTGGTCGACAACCTGCGCTGGCGCTCGCCCGGCTTCCGCTATGCGGTGCGTATCTCGCTGGCCGTGGCGGTCGGGCTATGGGTGGCGGACCACGTGCCCTATGCCTCGCACAGCTACTGGATCCTGCTGACCATCATCGTCATCCTGAAGCCCAACTTCAGCCTGACCAAGCAGCGCTACAACGATCGCGTGATCGGTACGCTGATCGGCTGCGTGATCTCGCTGGGCATACTCAAGGTGGTGCACCAGCCGCTGCTGTTGCTGGCGGTACTGTTCGCCGCGCTGGTGGCCAGTGCCGCCTTTTCCACCATCAAGTACCGCTACACGGCGATCGCCGCCTGCGTGCAGGTGCTGATCCAGTTCAAGCTGTTGCTGCCCGACAGTCCCACGGTGGCGGGCGAGCGGTTGATCGACACGGTGATCGGCGGGCTGATCGCCTCGGCCTTCTCCTTTGTCCTGCCGAGCTGGGAGTACCGCGCCATTCCCAAGCTGGTGGAAAACGTGCTGCAGGCCAACCGGCGCTACATCCTCGCCACGCGCGACCTGCTGTTGCGGCGCGCCAAGGACGACTTCGCCTACCGCGTGCAGCGAAAGCAGTTCATGGACAGCCTGTCGGGACTGATCTCCGCCTTCCAGCGCATGCAGGACGAGCCCAAGAGCCGGCATCGCGCGGTCGACAACCTGAACCGCTTCATCGTGCAGAACTACCTGGTGGCCGCGCACGTCGCCGCGGTGCGCATCCAGGTGCGCCAGCACTACCAGGAGCTGGAACTGCCGGCGGCCGAGGCTGCCATCGAACAGGCCACTGACGCGGCCGTGCGCAGCCTGGACCTTGCCCGCGAGCGCCTGCTGGCGGGCGAGCGCGCCGGCGGACGCGGGGTCGGCTTCCTGCGTCCGCCACCGACGGGCCTGCCCGAGGCGGCCGCCCAGGCCGGCGGCGCCACCATGCCGGCTCCCGCGGCGGCCGTGGCCGAAACGCAGTCCGGCGAGGAAGACGCCAGCGCGCGCCGCGCACGCGTGGCCGACTCGGCCGACCGCCGCCGCGCCGACGTGCTGGTGCAGGCCGCCGCGTCCGGCGAGCTGGCGGCGGCCAGCATTGCCGCGAACGGCGCCGGCGGACGCAGTACCAACGCCCAGCTGGAGCGCCGCCTGCGCGCGCTGCGCGAGGACGCCGCCAAGATCGCGCTGCGTACCGGGGCGATCGGGAGGGCGGTGCGGGTGGAGGAGTGA
- a CDS encoding M61 family metallopeptidase, giving the protein MTPIRYAIAPLAPHAHLFAVTVTVDAPDPAGQRFFLPAWIPGSYMIREFARNIGRVRAECGGRAVILHKLDKQTWQAAPLEAGAGPLTLRYEVYAWDLSVRAAHLDQTHGFFNGSSVFLCVEGQAERPCTVDIFPPEGEAYGGWRVATALREARGREGAKRYGFGRYEAAGYDELIDHPVEMGTFALGSFKACGAQHDVVVTGRVPQLDLERVCRDLKRICEAQIRLFEPKTQRAPFLDSNRRYVFMTMVTTDGYGGLEHRASTALMCARADLPSLGKADAGEGYRTFLGLCSHEYFHTWNVKRIKPAAFVPYRLREESYTPLLWLFEGFTSYYDDLMLVRSGCVTEAQYVEMLGKTWNGVLRGSGRTKQSVAESSFDAWTKYYRQDENAPNAIVSYYTKGSLVALALDLTIRQRTRGRRSLDDVMRALWQRYGRDFYAAGTTQRGVTEAEVHALFDEVTGLRLGAPLRSFTEGTAELPLAPLLKAIGVGVQAQKPEAGAALGIKSKSEDGWVRVTQVLDGGAGQAAGLSAGDLLAAVDGLRVAPGQLDKLLGRYRPGDRAELHVFRRDELMCLPLAFAREPATQYRLSLAAGKQAARARWLGQ; this is encoded by the coding sequence ATGACGCCCATCCGCTACGCCATCGCCCCGCTCGCGCCGCACGCGCACCTGTTCGCCGTGACCGTCACGGTCGATGCCCCCGATCCCGCCGGCCAGCGCTTCTTCCTGCCGGCCTGGATCCCGGGCAGCTACATGATCCGCGAGTTCGCCCGCAACATCGGCCGCGTCCGCGCCGAGTGCGGCGGCCGTGCCGTGATCCTGCACAAGCTGGACAAGCAGACCTGGCAGGCCGCGCCGCTCGAGGCCGGCGCCGGCCCGCTGACGCTGCGCTACGAGGTCTATGCCTGGGACCTGTCGGTGCGTGCCGCCCACCTCGACCAGACGCACGGCTTCTTCAACGGCAGCTCGGTCTTCCTGTGCGTCGAGGGCCAGGCCGAGAGACCCTGCACGGTCGACATCTTCCCGCCCGAGGGCGAGGCCTATGGCGGCTGGCGCGTGGCCACCGCGCTGCGCGAGGCCCGCGGCCGCGAGGGCGCCAAGCGCTACGGCTTCGGCCGCTACGAAGCTGCCGGCTACGACGAGCTGATCGACCACCCGGTCGAGATGGGCACCTTCGCGCTGGGCAGCTTCAAGGCCTGCGGCGCCCAGCATGACGTGGTCGTCACCGGGCGCGTGCCCCAGCTCGACCTGGAACGCGTGTGCCGCGACCTCAAGCGCATCTGCGAGGCGCAGATCCGCCTGTTCGAGCCGAAGACACAGCGTGCGCCCTTCCTCGACAGCAACCGTCGCTATGTCTTCATGACCATGGTGACCACCGACGGCTACGGCGGCCTGGAGCATCGCGCCAGCACCGCGCTGATGTGCGCGCGCGCGGACCTGCCGTCGCTCGGCAAGGCGGATGCCGGCGAAGGCTACCGCACCTTCCTGGGACTGTGCAGCCACGAGTACTTCCATACCTGGAACGTCAAGCGCATCAAGCCGGCCGCCTTCGTGCCGTACCGGCTGCGCGAGGAGAGCTACACGCCGCTGCTGTGGCTGTTCGAGGGTTTCACCAGCTACTACGACGACCTGATGCTGGTGCGCTCGGGCTGCGTCACCGAGGCGCAGTACGTGGAGATGCTGGGCAAGACCTGGAACGGCGTGCTGCGTGGCAGCGGCCGCACCAAGCAGAGCGTGGCCGAGAGCTCCTTCGATGCCTGGACCAAGTACTACCGCCAGGACGAGAACGCGCCCAACGCCATCGTCAGCTACTACACCAAGGGCTCGCTGGTGGCGCTGGCGCTCGATCTCACCATCCGCCAGCGCACGCGCGGGCGGCGCTCGCTCGACGATGTGATGCGCGCGCTGTGGCAGCGCTACGGCCGCGACTTCTACGCGGCCGGCACGACGCAGCGAGGCGTCACCGAGGCCGAGGTCCATGCCTTGTTCGACGAGGTCACCGGCCTGCGCCTGGGCGCGCCGCTGCGCAGCTTCACCGAGGGCACCGCCGAGCTGCCGCTGGCGCCGCTGCTGAAGGCCATCGGCGTGGGCGTGCAGGCGCAGAAGCCCGAGGCCGGCGCGGCGCTGGGCATCAAGAGCAAGAGCGAAGACGGCTGGGTGCGCGTGACCCAGGTGCTGGACGGCGGGGCCGGGCAGGCGGCCGGCCTGTCGGCCGGTGACCTGCTGGCGGCGGTGGACGGCCTGCGTGTCGCGCCCGGCCAGCTCGACAAGCTGCTGGGCCGCTACCGCCCCGGCGACCGCGCCGAACTGCACGTGTTCCGCCGCGACGAGCTGATGTGCCTGCCGCTGGCGTTCGCGCGCGAACCGGCCACGCAGTACCGGCTGTCGCTGGCCGCGGGCAAGCAGGCCGCACGCGCGCGCTGGCTGGGACAATAA
- a CDS encoding MDR family oxidoreductase, whose amino-acid sequence MTFRALLLTQADGATRAEIAELETAQLPADGDVLVAVDYSTINYKDGLAITGRAPVVRKWPMVAGIDGAGTVLESSHPRWRAGDKVILNGFGVGEAHWGCLAQRARLKGDWLVRLPQAFSASQAMAIGTAGYTAMLSVLALERGGMNGPVRPGDGDVLVTGASGGVGSVAIAILAQLGYRVTASTGKAAEADFLKGLGAAEVIDRAELGAPGKPLQKERWAAVVDAVGSHTLANACAQVRYGGVVTACGLAQGMDFPASVAPFILRGVTLAGVDSVMAPMALRERAWARLAQDLAPDRLRAITREIRLDEAIEAGRRIVEGGMRGRVVVDVNA is encoded by the coding sequence ATGACCTTCCGAGCCCTGCTGCTGACCCAGGCCGATGGCGCCACCCGTGCCGAGATCGCCGAGCTGGAGACGGCACAGCTTCCCGCCGACGGCGATGTGCTGGTTGCCGTCGACTATTCCACTATCAACTACAAGGACGGCCTGGCCATCACCGGACGCGCGCCGGTGGTACGCAAGTGGCCGATGGTGGCCGGCATCGACGGTGCCGGCACCGTGCTCGAATCCAGCCATCCGCGCTGGCGCGCCGGCGACAAGGTGATCCTCAACGGCTTCGGCGTGGGCGAGGCGCACTGGGGCTGCCTGGCGCAGCGGGCGCGCCTGAAGGGCGACTGGCTGGTGCGCCTGCCGCAGGCCTTCAGCGCCAGCCAGGCCATGGCCATCGGCACGGCCGGCTATACCGCCATGCTGTCGGTACTGGCGCTGGAGCGCGGCGGCATGAATGGGCCGGTGCGGCCCGGCGACGGCGACGTGCTGGTGACCGGCGCCTCGGGCGGCGTCGGCTCGGTGGCCATCGCCATCCTGGCGCAGCTCGGCTACCGCGTGACGGCCTCCACCGGCAAGGCGGCCGAGGCGGACTTCCTGAAGGGCCTCGGCGCCGCCGAGGTGATCGACCGCGCCGAGCTGGGCGCGCCCGGCAAGCCGCTGCAGAAGGAGCGCTGGGCCGCGGTGGTCGATGCGGTCGGTTCGCACACGCTGGCCAACGCCTGCGCCCAGGTGCGCTACGGCGGCGTGGTCACGGCCTGCGGGCTGGCGCAGGGCATGGACTTCCCCGCCAGCGTGGCCCCCTTCATCCTGCGCGGCGTGACGCTGGCCGGTGTCGACAGCGTGATGGCGCCGATGGCGTTGCGCGAGCGCGCGTGGGCACGGCTGGCACAGGACCTGGCACCGGACCGGCTGCGCGCCATCACGCGCGAGATCCGGCTGGACGAGGCGATCGAGGCCGGCCGCCGCATCGTCGAAGGCGGCATGCGCGGCCGCGTGGTGGTCGACGTCAACGCCTGA
- a CDS encoding DsbC family protein, translated as MLSSLRRRPYWFAAIASGLAAAGFALHAMAAGEPGTDRIKDTLQKALGGRAEVRSVGKTPVPGLFEVNIGGQVVYTDASGRYVLNGELVDTKTGANLTEERLAELNRIKWADLPLDRAIKWTKGNGSRQVAVFSDPNCGYCKRIEQTFQQMDNITVYTFLFPVLSPDSEAKARQVWCSADRTKAWRDWMLNKVALTGNGSCKTPVEDNLALGRSLNINGTPAVFFTDGTRIPGAADAATLERKLASLKK; from the coding sequence ATGTTGTCATCCCTGCGCCGCCGCCCTTACTGGTTTGCCGCCATCGCCAGCGGCCTGGCCGCGGCGGGCTTCGCCCTGCATGCCATGGCTGCGGGCGAGCCGGGCACCGACCGCATCAAGGACACGCTGCAGAAGGCCTTGGGCGGCCGCGCCGAGGTGCGCTCTGTCGGCAAGACGCCGGTGCCGGGCCTGTTCGAGGTCAATATCGGCGGACAGGTCGTCTACACCGATGCCAGCGGCCGCTATGTGCTCAACGGCGAGCTGGTCGACACCAAGACCGGCGCCAACCTGACCGAGGAGCGCCTGGCCGAGCTCAACCGCATCAAGTGGGCGGACCTGCCGCTGGACCGTGCCATCAAGTGGACCAAGGGCAACGGCAGCCGCCAGGTGGCGGTCTTCTCCGACCCGAACTGCGGCTACTGCAAGCGCATCGAGCAGACCTTCCAGCAGATGGACAACATCACCGTCTACACCTTCCTCTTCCCGGTGCTGTCGCCGGATTCGGAGGCCAAGGCCAGGCAGGTCTGGTGTTCGGCCGACCGCACCAAGGCCTGGCGCGACTGGATGCTGAACAAGGTGGCGCTGACCGGCAACGGCAGCTGCAAGACGCCGGTCGAGGACAACCTGGCCCTGGGCCGCAGCCTCAACATCAACGGCACGCCGGCGGTGTTCTTCACCGACGGTACCCGCATCCCCGGCGCGGCCGATGCCGCCACGCTGGAGCGCAAGCTCGCCAGCCTGAAGAAATAG
- a CDS encoding UbiH/UbiF family hydroxylase has product MIRSHAPARPNSSQFQIAVVGGGIVGKACALLLAQQGMQVALVAPRPPGAAAAPGEGEWGSRIYAFSASSQALFERLRVWEALDPARIQPVRDMRVFGDASAADAAAGIDGDLHFSAYAAAVPQLAWIIESDHVERVLDTALRFQPQLHWFDDSASAFDRDDDGATLTLAGGTRLRAACVIGADGARSWLRGQCHIPVSTRRYRQLGVVANFHCEQPHHDTASQWFLGPLPKLMADEEPANGEILAMLPLPGPYLSMVWSADEAHARELLALPPEALCAAVAEAAGGAVGRRFGALRCVTPAQGFPLVLQRAEQFVQPHMALVGDAAHVVHPLAGQGVNLGLRDVVELGRVMADKETFRGEGDLRLLRRYERARATDLLSLTVATDGLHRLFSLPGSLPALVRNAGMRAVGSQPLLKRFLIGRALG; this is encoded by the coding sequence ATGATCCGATCCCACGCGCCTGCGCGGCCCAATTCCTCCCAGTTCCAGATCGCCGTCGTCGGCGGCGGCATCGTCGGCAAGGCCTGTGCCCTGCTGCTGGCCCAGCAGGGCATGCAGGTCGCCCTGGTGGCGCCGCGTCCGCCGGGGGCGGCGGCGGCGCCGGGCGAGGGCGAGTGGGGCAGCCGCATCTATGCCTTCTCGGCCAGTTCGCAGGCTCTGTTCGAGCGCCTGCGCGTGTGGGAGGCGCTGGATCCGGCGCGCATCCAGCCGGTGCGCGACATGCGCGTGTTCGGCGATGCCAGCGCGGCCGACGCGGCTGCCGGCATCGATGGCGACCTGCATTTCTCGGCCTACGCCGCAGCGGTGCCGCAACTGGCCTGGATCATCGAATCCGACCATGTGGAGCGCGTGCTCGACACCGCGCTGCGCTTCCAGCCCCAGCTGCACTGGTTCGATGACAGCGCCTCCGCCTTCGACCGCGACGACGACGGCGCCACCCTGACGCTGGCCGGCGGTACCCGCCTGCGGGCCGCCTGCGTGATCGGCGCCGACGGCGCGCGTTCCTGGCTGCGCGGGCAGTGCCATATCCCGGTCAGCACGCGGCGCTACCGCCAGCTCGGCGTGGTCGCCAATTTCCACTGCGAGCAGCCGCACCACGACACCGCGTCGCAATGGTTCCTCGGGCCGCTGCCCAAGCTGATGGCCGACGAGGAGCCGGCCAACGGCGAGATCCTCGCCATGCTGCCGCTGCCCGGGCCCTATCTTTCGATGGTGTGGTCGGCCGACGAGGCCCATGCGCGCGAGCTGCTGGCGTTGCCGCCCGAGGCGCTGTGCGCCGCCGTGGCCGAGGCCGCCGGCGGCGCGGTCGGGCGCCGCTTCGGCGCGCTGCGCTGTGTCACGCCGGCCCAGGGCTTCCCGCTGGTGCTGCAGCGCGCCGAGCAGTTCGTGCAGCCGCACATGGCCCTGGTGGGCGACGCGGCGCACGTGGTCCACCCGCTGGCCGGCCAGGGCGTGAACCTGGGGCTGCGCGACGTGGTGGAACTCGGGCGCGTGATGGCGGACAAAGAGACATTCCGTGGCGAAGGCGACCTGCGCCTGCTGCGCCGCTACGAGCGCGCCCGCGCCACCGACCTGCTGTCGCTGACGGTGGCCACCGACGGCCTGCACCGGCTGTTCTCGCTGCCCGGCAGCCTGCCCGCCCTGGTGCGCAATGCCGGCATGCGGGCGGTGGGCAGCCAGCCCCTGCTCAAACGCTTCCTGATCGGGCGCGCGCTCGGCTGA
- the ychF gene encoding redox-regulated ATPase YchF encodes MSLKCGIVGLPNVGKSTLFNALTKAGIAAENYPFCTIEPNVGVVEVPDPRLAKLSEIVKPERVLPATVEFVDIAGLVAGASKGEGLGNQFLANIRETDAITHVVRCFEDPNVIHVAGKVDPLSDIEVINTELALADLATVEKALARYIKPARAGDKEAQRLVAVLEKAQIVLDQAKAVRTLDLAPEEWDALRPFCLITAKPTMYVANVREDGFENNPHLDAVRGYAEQTKSPVVAVCAAIEAEIADLDDADKAEFLADLGMEEPGLDRVIRAGFKLLGLQTYFTAGVKEVRAWTIHVGDTAPKAAGVIHTDFERGFIRAQTIAYEDYINFKGEQGAKEAGKMRAEGKEYVVHDGDVMNFLFNV; translated from the coding sequence ATGAGCCTCAAATGCGGCATCGTCGGCCTGCCCAACGTCGGCAAGTCCACGCTGTTCAACGCCCTGACCAAGGCCGGCATCGCCGCCGAGAACTATCCGTTCTGCACCATCGAGCCCAATGTCGGCGTGGTGGAAGTGCCGGATCCGAGGCTTGCCAAGCTGTCCGAGATCGTCAAGCCGGAGCGCGTGCTGCCGGCCACCGTCGAATTCGTCGATATCGCCGGCCTGGTGGCGGGCGCCTCCAAGGGTGAAGGCCTCGGCAACCAGTTCCTGGCCAATATCCGCGAGACCGACGCCATCACCCACGTGGTGCGCTGCTTCGAGGATCCCAACGTGATCCACGTGGCCGGCAAGGTCGATCCGCTGTCGGACATCGAGGTCATCAACACCGAACTGGCACTGGCCGACCTGGCCACCGTCGAAAAAGCCCTGGCCCGCTACATCAAGCCGGCCCGCGCGGGGGACAAGGAAGCGCAGCGCCTGGTGGCGGTGCTGGAAAAGGCACAGATCGTGCTCGACCAGGCCAAGGCCGTGCGCACGCTGGACCTGGCGCCCGAAGAGTGGGACGCACTGCGCCCGTTCTGCCTGATCACCGCCAAGCCGACCATGTATGTAGCCAACGTGCGTGAGGACGGCTTCGAGAACAACCCGCACCTGGACGCCGTGCGCGGCTATGCCGAGCAGACCAAGTCGCCGGTGGTTGCCGTGTGCGCCGCCATCGAGGCCGAGATCGCCGACCTGGACGATGCCGACAAGGCCGAGTTCCTGGCCGACCTGGGCATGGAAGAGCCGGGCCTGGACCGCGTGATCCGCGCCGGCTTCAAGTTGCTCGGCCTGCAGACCTACTTCACCGCCGGCGTCAAGGAAGTGCGCGCCTGGACCATCCACGTGGGCGACACGGCGCCCAAGGCGGCCGGCGTGATCCACACCGACTTCGAGCGCGGCTTCATCCGTGCCCAGACCATCGCCTACGAGGACTACATCAATTTCAAGGGCGAACAGGGAGCCAAGGAAGCGGGCAAGATGCGCGCCGAAGGCAAGGAATACGTGGTGCACGACGGCGACGTGATGAACTTCCTGTTCAACGTTTAA
- a CDS encoding N-terminal phage integrase SAM-like domain-containing protein yields MRARASSFAKVAEAYLAEIKPVFAASSYRTKESRIQKYLLPKFDETPISDIGVKQIRPLLEECKSHGAWAAIHVKGDLGAWLSQTRSLTCAGCSVSRSARAKPPDPRANSRLLPSVTGVQGLSGGRTLLAPDCPDSLSPW; encoded by the coding sequence ATGCGCGCCCGCGCAAGCTCGTTCGCCAAGGTGGCCGAAGCGTACCTGGCCGAGATCAAACCGGTCTTCGCCGCCAGTTCCTACCGCACAAAGGAATCGCGCATCCAGAAGTACCTGTTGCCCAAGTTCGACGAGACGCCTATCAGCGACATTGGCGTCAAGCAGATTCGTCCACTGCTGGAAGAGTGCAAATCACACGGTGCCTGGGCGGCGATCCATGTCAAAGGCGATCTGGGGGCCTGGCTGAGTCAAACCCGCTCCCTAACCTGCGCGGGCTGCTCCGTATCCCGGTCAGCGAGAGCAAAGCCGCCAGACCCGCGAGCAAATTCACGGCTTCTACCAAGCGTTACGGGGGTACAGGGGCTATCCGGAGGCCGCACTTTGCTTGCGCCTGATTGCCCTGACAGCCTGTCGCCCTGGTGA
- a CDS encoding tyrosine-type recombinase/integrase, protein MHGFYQALRGYRGYPEAALCLRLIALTACRPGEAADAEWDEFDYEDAVWRRPAAKMKARRDYISQLSTQAIAVLKDLQRITGGGRYLSPHRSGKGFTTPDPLTYAMRDKNLGRGTTPHCWRTMFSTWANENGFRPDPIERQLAHIESNKVRATYNKALLLDERRVLLQKWVSYLDDAEGVSTS, encoded by the coding sequence ATTCACGGCTTCTACCAAGCGTTACGGGGGTACAGGGGCTATCCGGAGGCCGCACTTTGCTTGCGCCTGATTGCCCTGACAGCCTGTCGCCCTGGTGAAGCTGCGGATGCCGAGTGGGATGAGTTCGACTACGAGGACGCAGTATGGCGCCGCCCTGCCGCGAAGATGAAAGCGCGCCGCGATTACATTAGTCAGCTTTCTACGCAGGCCATTGCCGTGCTGAAAGACTTGCAGCGCATCACGGGTGGTGGACGCTACCTGTCCCCGCATCGGAGTGGCAAGGGTTTCACAACACCCGATCCGCTGACCTACGCCATGCGCGATAAGAACCTCGGACGAGGCACCACTCCGCATTGCTGGCGGACCATGTTCTCAACATGGGCAAACGAGAACGGCTTCCGTCCGGATCCAATCGAACGGCAACTCGCCCACATTGAAAGCAACAAGGTGCGCGCCACTTACAACAAAGCACTGTTGTTGGATGAAAGAAGGGTCTTGCTCCAGAAATGGGTCAGCTATCTTGATGACGCAGAAGGTGTCTCGACGTCGTGA
- a CDS encoding VOC family protein, whose translation MHGFASIFEIPATSLERAVKFYSRIFSVPIEAVDIPEVKMGLFPYEGQPTIGVIIEGDGYLPSSSGVTLYLNAGEDLQVVLSKVEENGGKILVPKTPHADESGFFALFLDTEGNRLGLHSPR comes from the coding sequence ATGCATGGCTTTGCATCGATTTTTGAGATTCCAGCGACAAGTTTAGAGCGTGCTGTAAAATTCTATAGCAGAATTTTTTCTGTACCCATTGAGGCCGTGGATATTCCGGAGGTAAAGATGGGGTTGTTTCCATATGAGGGGCAGCCTACGATTGGTGTTATTATTGAAGGCGATGGTTATTTGCCGTCCAGCTCCGGAGTTACACTGTATTTGAATGCGGGCGAAGACCTGCAAGTAGTCTTATCAAAAGTAGAGGAAAATGGTGGAAAAATACTTGTTCCCAAAACACCACATGCCGACGAAAGTGGCTTCTTCGCATTATTTCTAGATACCGAAGGGAATCGACTGGGTTTACACTCGCCTCGATAA
- a CDS encoding DUF6597 domain-containing transcriptional factor has translation MNYNRFQPSKDLASFVKFFWTLEVFPEESAERQRIVPDGCIELAFVLGDDIKRYTSENDYIIQPRAMVLGQTLTPFYIQPTGYVYTFAASFFPYGFSNFVSRPIKSLINKETSIYELFEHNEAKQLEGDIIKALSTRERINILEAFLFSKISDQRTIENIVKTTVEILFSNNGSISINEITNSDRSKKRQLERQFLDVIGISPKQLSKVIRLQAALKLLINREESLTHIAYEGNYYDQSHFIKDFKEFTGVRPSDFFGEKSMMLSSLLYK, from the coding sequence ATGAATTACAACAGATTTCAACCAAGTAAAGATTTGGCCTCTTTTGTTAAATTCTTTTGGACACTGGAAGTCTTTCCGGAAGAAAGCGCAGAAAGGCAGAGAATTGTGCCGGACGGCTGTATTGAGCTGGCCTTTGTATTGGGCGATGATATCAAGAGGTATACCTCGGAGAATGATTACATAATTCAACCGCGCGCCATGGTGCTTGGACAGACACTTACTCCTTTTTATATTCAACCAACAGGCTATGTCTATACCTTTGCAGCGAGCTTCTTTCCTTACGGCTTTTCAAACTTCGTTTCCAGGCCCATTAAAAGCCTAATAAATAAGGAGACGTCAATTTATGAGTTATTTGAGCACAACGAAGCAAAACAACTGGAGGGGGACATTATTAAGGCGTTAAGCACAAGGGAGCGAATTAATATATTGGAAGCATTTCTTTTTTCAAAAATTAGTGATCAACGAACTATCGAGAATATTGTAAAGACGACCGTGGAAATTCTCTTTTCAAACAATGGAAGCATATCAATTAACGAAATTACAAACTCAGATCGCAGTAAAAAACGGCAGCTGGAAAGGCAGTTTCTGGACGTCATTGGCATTAGTCCAAAGCAATTGAGCAAGGTTATCCGCTTGCAAGCTGCCTTGAAGTTGTTAATCAATCGGGAAGAAAGTCTGACTCATATAGCGTACGAAGGCAATTATTATGATCAATCTCATTTCATTAAGGACTTTAAGGAGTTTACCGGGGTAAGGCCGAGTGATTTTTTTGGCGAAAAAAGCATGATGCTATCTTCATTGTTATACAAATAA